The following coding sequences are from one Thamnophis elegans isolate rThaEle1 chromosome 5, rThaEle1.pri, whole genome shotgun sequence window:
- the SERINC3 gene encoding LOW QUALITY PROTEIN: serine incorporator 3 (The sequence of the model RefSeq protein was modified relative to this genomic sequence to represent the inferred CDS: inserted 3 bases in 3 codons) has product MPQRVGEALEGLGQIPCLCSGASCLLCGCCPNSKNSTVTRLIYASLLLLSTFVHXIMLVPGMEKHLKEVPGFCDGFDCEALVGYRAVYRISFAMAVFFFLFALLMIQVKSSKTXRAAIHNGFWFFKVAAIVGIMVGAFYIPEGSFTRVLFGFGTGGAFLFILIQLLLLVDFAHSWNESWVERMEEGNSRCWYAALLSCTILNYIMSFIAIVLFYVFYTKPDGCIENKVFISFNMIACIAVSITSILPKVQEHQPHSGLLQSSVITLYXMYLTWSAMSNEPEHHCNPSLLNIISQISAPTSISLNATAIPTPIPEKSPQWWDTQSIVGLIIFVVCLLYSSIRSSNNSQVNKLTLSVSDSVILDDTPNTADVEDGEVRRVFNEKDGVQYSYSVFHFLLTLASST; this is encoded by the exons attcCATGTCTTTGCAGTGGTGCATCATGTTTGTTATGTGGCTGTTGTCCTAACAGCAAGAATTCTACAGTTACTCGGCTGATTTATGCTTCCCTGCTTCTTCTTAGTACTTTTGTGC GCATCATGCTGGTACCAGGAATGGAGAAACATCTCAAAGAG GTGCCTGGTTTTTGTGATGGCTTTGATTGTGAAGCTTTGGTTGGATATAGAGCTGTCTATCGAATCAGTTTTGCTATGgctgtgtttttcttcctctttgccTTACTTATGATACAAGTGAAATCAAGTAAGA CACGGGCTGCCATCCACAATGG ATTTTGGTTCTTCAAAGTAGCTGCAATTGTTGGAATCATGGTTGGGGCATTTTATATTCCAGAAGGGTCTTTCACAAGAG TATTATTTGGTTTTGGAACTGGGGGTGCCTTCCTCTTCATTCTcatccagctgctgctgcttgtGGATTTTGCTCATTCCTGGAATGAATCCTGGGTTGAACGGATGGAAGAGGGAAATTCCAGATGCTGGTATGCTG CTCTCCTGTCCTGCACCATTTTGAACTACATTATGTCGTTCATTGCTATCGTACTCTTCTATGTCTTCTACACAAAACCAGATGGCTGTATTGAGAACAAGGTCTTCATCAGCTTTAATATGATCGCATGCATTGCTGTATCGATCACATCAATCCTTCCCAAAGTCCAG GAACATCAACCTCATTCTGGGCTTCTCCAGTCTTCTGTGATTACTCTCT CCATGTACCTCACTTGGTCAGCCATGTCTAACGAGCCCG aACACCACTGTAACCCAAGCCTTCTGAACATTATCAGCCAAATATCTGCACCTACTTCCATCTCGTTGAATGCAACTGCTATTCCTACTCCTATACCAGAAAAatcacctcagtggtgggatacacAGAGCAttgttgggcttattatcttcGTAGTTTGTCTCCTGTATTCAAG CATCCGGTCTTCTAACAACAGCCAAGTGAACAAGTTGACGCTATCTGTCAGTGACAGTGTCATTCTGGATGATACACCAAATACAGCTGATGTAGAAGATGGAGAAGTCCGCCGGGTTTTCAATGAAAAGGATGGTGTCCAGTACAGCTATAGCGTCTTCCACTTCTTGTTAACTCTCGCTTCCTCTACATAA
- the TTPAL gene encoding alpha-tocopherol transfer protein-like, with protein sequence MSGDSDGTVRSPSEGSLSGIEILPVQKTYVCTLSAELIAKAREELQEKPEWRLRDVQALRDMVCKDYPNLGTCLDDAFLLRFLRARKFDYDRALQLLVNYHCCRRSWPEVFTNLKPSAIKAVLESGFVTVLSHLDNEGRHVLCIRPDKWTPSNYPITENVRAMYLTLEKLIQSEETQVNGIVILADYKGLGLSKASHFGPFIAKKMVGILQDGFPIRIKAVNVINEPRIFKGIFAILKPFLKEKIVKRFFLHGSDLQSLHHNLPPRILPEEYGGTAGKLDISSWNELLLASEDDFKYDDSHLPFSSDCSPHDPLMSEEVDENQHDDSLRSFKTQLYSCY encoded by the exons ATGTCAGGAGATAGTGATGGCACCGTTAGAAGTCCCTCTGAGGGATCTCTGTCAGGAATTGAGATCCTGCCAGTGCAGAAAACATATGTGTGTACCCTGTCTGCTGAGCTTATTGCCAAAGCACGTGAAGAGCTGCAGGAAAAACCCGAGTGGCGGCTTCGAGATGTTCAAGCCCTCAGAGACATGGTGTGCAAAGATTATCCTAATCTGGGGACATGCCTAGATGATGCTTTCTTGCTTAGGTTCCTTAGAGCAAGGAAATTTGATTATGATCGGGCGCTTCAGCTTCTTGTGAACTATCATTGCTGTAGGAGAAGTTGGCCTGAGGTTTTTACAAATCTGAAGCCATCTGCTATAAAGGCTGTCTTGGAATCTGGCTTTGTCACTGTGCTTTCTCATTTAGATAATGAAGGACGCCATGTTCTCTGTATTCGCCCAG ACAAATGGACACCAAGTAATTATCCAATTACCGAAAACGTTCGTGCCATGTACTTGACATTAGAAAAACTCATTCAGTCTGAGGAGACCCAAGTGAATGGAATTGTAATTCTTGCAGACTACAAAGGGCTCGGTTTATCTAAGGCATCTCACTTTGGCCCCTTCATAGCGAAAAAAATGGTTGGAATACTCCAG gATGGCTTTCCAATTAGAATAAAAGCTGTTAATGTCATAAATGAACCTCGCATATTCAAAGGCATTTTTGCTATTCTCAAACCATTTCTaaaggaaaaaatagtaaaaagg TTTTTTCTTCATGGGTCAGACTTGCAATCTCTTCATCACAACCTTCCACCGCGAATTCTCCCTGAAGAATATGGTGGCACGGCAGGAAAGCTTGATATCTCTTCCTGGAATGAGCTACTGCTGGCATCAGAGGATGACTTCAAGTATGATGACTCACATCTGCCCTTCTCCAGTGACTGTTCACCACATGATCCCTTAATGAGTGAAGAGGTCGATGAGAACCAGCATGATGACTCTTTGCGAAGCTTCAAAACACAGCTCTATTCCTGCTACTAG